Genomic window (Terriglobales bacterium):
TGATGATGTTCGCCGGACTTTTTCTGATGCAAGGTACTACCCTGCTCCTCAGGTTTTTGATCAACCGTTTTGGGAAATTGAAGCAAAAAATATGATTGTGAAATCCTACTTGCGCTGGGCGATGGCTACGCCGTCGCGCATGGGAACGATGGTGGTGAAAAAATCGGGCGAGGCGTACAGGAGCCGGTTGAATTCCTGGATCGCCCTGGTGGAATCGTCTTTCGCGTTTGGGTCAGCGACGTATCCACTCCATAGCACATTGTCGGTGATCAGCAACCCGCCTTTGCGAAGGCGTTCGGTGGCCAGAGGCAGCACGCGCGGATAATCTTCTTTATCCACGTCGTTGAAGATAATGTCGTAGGAACCCGGCTTCTCCTCCGAAAGAATTTCCAGCGCGTCGCCGAGGCGGACATCAATGCGGGCGGCTACGCCCGCGCGCTCGAAGTAACGGCGGGCTTCATCGGCGTTTTTCTGACTGCTATCGGTGTACACCACCCTGCCGTTCGGGCCCACGGCGCGCGCCCACCAGATGGTGGAGTATCCAATGGCCGATCCGAGTTCAAAGACGGTTTGCGCTTTGGCGATCTGCGCGAGTTGATACAAAAAACTTGCCACCATGGGGCCGATAATGGGGATATCGCGTTGTTTGGCCTGGGCCTCCATTTCGCGCAGGACTTCGTCGCGCTGGGGCAAGATCGCATAGAGATAGTTTTCGACGGATTCG
Coding sequences:
- a CDS encoding O-methyltransferase — its product is MNPITAESVENYLYAILPQRDEVLREMEAQAKQRDIPIIGPMVASFLYQLAQIAKAQTVFELGSAIGYSTIWWARAVGPNGRVVYTDSSQKNADEARRYFERAGVAARIDVRLGDALEILSEEKPGSYDIIFNDVDKEDYPRVLPLATERLRKGGLLITDNVLWSGYVADPNAKDDSTRAIQEFNRLLYASPDFFTTIVPMRDGVAIAQRK